The Bifidobacterium bifidum ATCC 29521 = JCM 1255 = DSM 20456 region TCATGTGCTCTGGCGGCATGACCGTTCGCGGACTGCTGCGCAACCGTTCATGCATCGTCACGAGATACCTGGATATGCAGGGCACGTTGGACGCGGACGAGCTGCGCACCGAACGGCTGCGGATGACTCCCCTGTCAAGCGCCATGTTCGGGCGCAGCGGCATGACGGAATTCACCCGGACGAGCAACGCCGAACGAATCATCGGCGGCGATTTGCGTGTCAGCAGGCTCATCTGCACCCTGATGCAGGGCGTCTTCATACGGTTGACTGACGAATCGCATGTGGAACGCGCCTCGTGCATCACGAAGCTCGCCATGGACAGCACGTCCAGCGTATTGCTGGTATCCGGTGCCGCCAAGCGTGTGTATCTGCGCAATACGTGACACGGACGACGAATCCGCGCGCGATGCGGCGTTTTTCAGTCGGCCTTTGCGGCGATGTCATCCATGCGGGCGAACAGCAGGAACTCCGTGTTCCCGTGGGTGCCCTCGATCGGTGACGGGGCGGTTCCCGCAACCGTCAACCCATGCTGGTTCGCGCAATCGACGACCGTCTCCAGCGCCTGATCGCGCAGATGCCGATCCTCCACGATACCGCCCTTGCCGAGATTGCCCTTGCCCACTTCGAACTGCGGTTTGACGAGCAGCACCACTGAGGCTCCGGGCGCGGCGATGCGCGCAATGACCGGGATGACGTATGTCAGGGAGATGAAGGACACGTCCGACACGATCATGTCCGGCCGATACGGCAGATTCGCGGCGGTCACGTCGCGGATGTTGACACCGCTCATCTCGATGATGCGCGGGTCGCGCGCGATACGACTATCGAGCTGACCATGCCCCACATCCAGGGCGATGACCTGAGCGGCTCCCCTGCGCAGCAGCACGTCGCAGAAGCCGCCGGTCGAGGCACCGATGTCCAGGCAGCGCAGGCCGCGCGGCGAAGGCAGGCCTCGACCGGAGAACTCGTCGAAGGCGCCGATCAGCTTGTACGCGCCGCGAGACACGTAGTCGTCGCCCTTGTCGACGGTGATCGAGGACGCGGTGGCCACGTTCGCGGCCGGTTTGGTGACGGCGACACCGTCGACCAGCACATGGCCGTCACGGATCAGCCGCTGTGCCTTGGAGCGGCTCGGCACCAATCCCAGACCGACGATGAGCGCATCAAGACGTTCCATTCCTGCACCTTTCACATCCGGTGGTTTCCCTGCCAGCGGCCTTGTCTTTCAGTGGTTCTCGTCGAGCTCGCGCTGCAGCTGGCCGAGCACGTCGCGGAATACCTCGATGCGCTGGTCGTCGTCTTTGCCGTCAAGGTCGGCGAGCTGTGGGTAACGTTCGGTGATATCGTCCGGCATGGCCGCTCCTTATGCCCAGTGTTTCATGTGCCTCTGCACGTCACGGAAAACGCCGCCGGCCTTGCGGCGGGCGGCGATGATCACAGTGAGAATTCCGGCAATGAGACCGAACCGATGTCCCCACCGTTGTCGGCGTACGTCCATGCAGCGGCGCAGGCCGCGCGCAGGGCGTTGATGTCGGTCGCGTCGCTCACCGTCAGTGAGTCGTCTTCCAGCCGGGCGGTCGCGTCGGCGCACGTCCAGACGTTGCCGTCGCTCGCATCGGTGGATGGCTGGGCCTCCTGCAGTCCGCGCAGGTCGCGGACGATATAGGACGGGCGCAGATGCGCCGGCGCCGTCATCAGCTCATGCGGGTTGGTGACGCCGGTCAGCACCGCGAGGGAATCGTATCCGCCGCGGTTGCCGGCCTCGATGTCCGTATCGAGACGGTCGCCTATCGCCAGGCACGATTCACGACTGACCGGCTCCGTCTCGTTTCCCGCGGCCAGCAGTCGGGCCTCGTCGTACATGGCAGACTCGGGCTTGCCCGCGGATGCGATCGGCTCGGCGCCGGTCGCGTTGATGACCGCCTGGATCATGGAACCGCATCCCGGCGCGATGCCGAGCTCGCGGGGAATGGTCAGGTCGCGGTTGGTGACGAGATACAGCGCGCCCCGCTCCACCGCGTACGAGACCTCCGCCATCTGCTGCCACGTCATGTCCGGATACCATCCCTGGATGACCGCCTCCGGGGTGTCCTCGGCATGGTCTACCACGGTGAGTCCCTGACCGGCCACTTCCTCGCGCAGATGCTCGGCACCCAGCACGAGGATGCGCGCTCCGGCCGGAACGTGCCGGGCCACCATGCGGGCGGCCACCACGGACGAGGTGATGACCTGCCGCGGTTCGACGTCAAGGCCGAAGCCTCGAAGCTGCTCGGCGACGACGCGCTGGAAACGGGAGGAGTTGTTGGTGGTGTATTCCACCTGCATTCCCGCACGCTGCGCCGCCCTGATGGAATCGGCGGCGTGTTCCACCGGGTTCTTGCCCCGGTAGACGACGCCGTCCAGATCGAGCAGCGCCAGCCGGTACGTCTGAGATATGGGACGGTCGGTGGATTTGAGCATGGCGTTCATGCGCGTCACTCGTCCTGCGCTTCCGCAGCCGGTTCGGCGGCATCCAAAGCTTCCGCTTCGTCCGTCTGTGCATCGTCGGCTTCGGCGGGTTCCGCGTCCTCGGCTTCATCAGCGGCTTCGCCGGTGTCATCGGCGTTCTGGTCGGCGGGGTCGGTGAAGGATTCGGCGCCTTCTTCGGTCTCCTTGGCCGTCAGCTCCTCCTCGTCGGCCAGCGGGCCGTCAAGGGACGCCTCGTCTTCGGCATCGGGGTTCTGGCCGGCTTCGGCATCGGCTGAGTCATCGGAGTCATCCGATTCGGCATCGTCCGACTCGTCGCCGTATCCGTCTTCGGAGCCGCCGTACATGTCGTCGTAGTCGTCGGGCGCGAACTGGGCGTCGTCCTCGCTGATGCCGAGCATGTCGAGCTCGTCATCGGTGAAGTGCTCCATGTCGTGATCGATAATCACGTCGTCCACGGTCTCGTCCTCATCGGCTTCGGCGTACTGGGTTTCGAGACGGTCGAGCAGGTCGTCCAATGCGGCGGCCTCCTCGGTACGGCCGCACTCGTCGAGGAAGTACTGCTCGGCCTGCACGGCACGCATGCGGTATTCGCCCGGCAGCCCTTTGGAACGTCCGAGCGTGTGGACGATCTCGATGGCCTTGTCCCACATCTTGAGGTCGGCGAGGGCACCGGCATAGACCAGGAACATCTCGGCCTTCGCCTCGCCATGCAACGCCTTGGCATCGTCGGAGCGCACCACTTCGATGGCCTTCTTGGGATCGCCGTTGCCGCGTTCGCAGTCGGCGATGAACGGCAGGTAGTCGAGGAAGCCGTTCATGCGGTACGCGGTGCGGAACTCACGCAGGGCGAGCTTGTAATCGCCCTGACGGTACGCGATGAAGGCAAGCGTCTCACGGGAGAAATCGATGCGCGACGCCTGATGAGCAGCCCACTTGGCGTGGGCGAGGGCCAGTTCGGGATCCTTCTCCTCCAGCGCATAGGCGGCGAGGATGTGCAGGCCGATGTTCTCGGCGTGCTCCTTGGACAGGCCGCGCAGGCGTTCACGCTCTTCCTTGGACAGCATGGACCATTCCATGCCCTTGGGCATCTTCGGCTCGTTCGGACGACGATCCGTATAGGGGTTCTGCGAAGGGTAGCTTACCGTGCCGTCGGAATTGCGACGGGGACCGTTCATATAGTCCTGACGCTTCTGCTCCCGATATTCGCGCTTCTCCTCGGCGGAGAACTCGCGACGCTCGCCGTCGCGGCGGTCATCGCGCTGATAGCGCGGACGATCGCCATCACGATGGAAGTCGCGGCGGTCATCGCGACGGTAACGCGGGTTGTCGCCGCCGCGGCGGTCATCGCGACGGAAACCACCACGATCACCATCCTTGCGGAAACCACCCTTGTGGAAGTCACGGCGCTCCCCATCCTTGTGGAAACCGCCATCCCGGCGGAACCCGCCCTGATCACCGTCACGACGCGGACCGCGATGGAAATCACGACGATCACCATCGCGACGGTCGTCACGACGGAAACCGCCGCGCTCACCATCACGACGGAACGGACGGTCACCATCACGACGGTCATCGCGACGGAAACCACCACGATCACCATCCTTGCGGAAACCACCCTTGTGGAAGTCACGGCGCTCCCCATCCTTATGGAAACCGCCCTTGCCGCGGTACCCGCTATGCTCGCTGTCGCGCCGGAATCCGCCGCGGTCGCCGTCCTTGCGGTAACCGCCCGACTTGCGGTAACCGCCGGAACGTCCGGAGCCGTAACCGCGGTTGCCGTATGATTTGCCGCCGGAGCGGCCCTGTTCTTCTGCCATACGTGTATGCCTTTCTTAATGCAAAGTCTGTTGTTGCGATGCGATGCCACGATGAGCGGGATGGTCTCCATGCCGGCGCAACCACCCCAGCCGGCCCTGGCCGGCAGCTCCCCGCCAGTGGGAGCAGGAATGAATCAGTGCTTCTCGACGACGCCGAGCGCCTTCTTGCCGCGGCGGATGAGCGCGAAACGACCGTGCAGGAAATCGTCCTGGCCCAATGTCTGCTCTTCGTCGGTCACACGGTTGTTGTTCAGATACACGCCACCGGACTTGATGGTCTTGCGGGCCTCGGAAATAGACTTGAACAGGCCTGCCTTCACCCCGGCCTCGGTGATGCGGTCGTCGATGCCGACGGACGCGAACGTCTTGGCACCGGACTCGTCCTCTATCTTGAGTCCGTCGATGGCGGCTTCAAGCGTGTCCTCGTCGATGGAGGCAAGGTCGCCGCCGCGCCCGAACAGGGCTGCGGACGCGTCGATCGCCGCCTGCGTCGCGGCCTCGCCATGCACGAAGCTGGTCACTTCCCATGCGAGGGTGCGCTGGGCTTCGCGTGCGCCGGGATTGGTGCGCGATTCTTCGGCGAGTCGTTCGATCTCGGCCTTTGGCAGGAACGTGAATGCCTTGAGCAGGCCTTCCATCTCGACGTCGGGGCGGTTGAACCAGAACTGGTAGAACCGGTACGGGCTGAGCATGGTGGCATCGAGCCACACCGCGTTGCCTTCGGATTTGCCGAATTTCTTTCCGGTGGCGTCGGTGATGATCGGGCTGGTGAACACGTTCACCGTGGCGCCGCGCACCTTGCGAATCAGGTCCATGCCGGAGGTCAGGTTGCCCCACTGGTCGGATCCGCCGATTTCCAGCGTGCAGCCGTACTCGTCGAACAGGTGAAGGAAGTCGTTGCCCTGCAGCACCTGGTAGCTGAATTCCGTGAAGGAGATGCCCTCCTCGGAGTTCAGACGACGCGCGACCGTGTCCTTGGCCAGCATGGTGCCGAGTCGGAAGTTCTTACCGACGTCGCGCAGGAAGTCGATGACGGACATCTGCGCGGTCCAGTCGTAATTGGAGACGAAACGCACCGGATTGTCGC contains the following coding sequences:
- a CDS encoding TlyA family rRNA (cytidine-2'-O)-methyltransferase gives rise to the protein MERLDALIVGLGLVPSRSKAQRLIRDGHVLVDGVAVTKPAANVATASSITVDKGDDYVSRGAYKLIGAFDEFSGRGLPSPRGLRCLDIGASTGGFCDVLLRRGAAQVIALDVGHGQLDSRIARDPRIIEMSGVNIRDVTAANLPYRPDMIVSDVSFISLTYVIPVIARIAAPGASVVLLVKPQFEVGKGNLGKGGIVEDRHLRDQALETVVDCANQHGLTVAGTAPSPIEGTHGNTEFLLFARMDDIAAKAD
- a CDS encoding HAD-IIA family hydrolase → MNAMLKSTDRPISQTYRLALLDLDGVVYRGKNPVEHAADSIRAAQRAGMQVEYTTNNSSRFQRVVAEQLRGFGLDVEPRQVITSSVVAARMVARHVPAGARILVLGAEHLREEVAGQGLTVVDHAEDTPEAVIQGWYPDMTWQQMAEVSYAVERGALYLVTNRDLTIPRELGIAPGCGSMIQAVINATGAEPIASAGKPESAMYDEARLLAAGNETEPVSRESCLAIGDRLDTDIEAGNRGGYDSLAVLTGVTNPHELMTAPAHLRPSYIVRDLRGLQEAQPSTDASDGNVWTCADATARLEDDSLTVSDATDINALRAACAAAWTYADNGGDIGSVSLPEFSL
- a CDS encoding tetratricopeptide repeat protein — protein: MAEEQGRSGGKSYGNRGYGSGRSGGYRKSGGYRKDGDRGGFRRDSEHSGYRGKGGFHKDGERRDFHKGGFRKDGDRGGFRRDDRRDGDRPFRRDGERGGFRRDDRRDGDRRDFHRGPRRDGDQGGFRRDGGFHKDGERRDFHKGGFRKDGDRGGFRRDDRRGGDNPRYRRDDRRDFHRDGDRPRYQRDDRRDGERREFSAEEKREYREQKRQDYMNGPRRNSDGTVSYPSQNPYTDRRPNEPKMPKGMEWSMLSKEERERLRGLSKEHAENIGLHILAAYALEEKDPELALAHAKWAAHQASRIDFSRETLAFIAYRQGDYKLALREFRTAYRMNGFLDYLPFIADCERGNGDPKKAIEVVRSDDAKALHGEAKAEMFLVYAGALADLKMWDKAIEIVHTLGRSKGLPGEYRMRAVQAEQYFLDECGRTEEAAALDDLLDRLETQYAEADEDETVDDVIIDHDMEHFTDDELDMLGISEDDAQFAPDDYDDMYGGSEDGYGDESDDAESDDSDDSADAEAGQNPDAEDEASLDGPLADEEELTAKETEEGAESFTDPADQNADDTGEAADEAEDAEPAEADDAQTDEAEALDAAEPAAEAQDE
- the tyrS gene encoding tyrosine--tRNA ligase, which produces MAHVTDFKEAGFDSVLEELEWRGLISQSTDRKQLAEALNGEPVTYYCGFDPTAASLHIGNLVQLINMRHLQAAGHHPIALVGGATGLIGDPRQSGERTLNPKDVVAGWAERLKRQIGGILETYGDNPVRFVSNYDWTAQMSVIDFLRDVGKNFRLGTMLAKDTVARRLNSEEGISFTEFSYQVLQGNDFLHLFDEYGCTLEIGGSDQWGNLTSGMDLIRKVRGATVNVFTSPIITDATGKKFGKSEGNAVWLDATMLSPYRFYQFWFNRPDVEMEGLLKAFTFLPKAEIERLAEESRTNPGAREAQRTLAWEVTSFVHGEAATQAAIDASAALFGRGGDLASIDEDTLEAAIDGLKIEDESGAKTFASVGIDDRITEAGVKAGLFKSISEARKTIKSGGVYLNNNRVTDEEQTLGQDDFLHGRFALIRRGKKALGVVEKH